The nucleotide window AAAAAAATCCATGTCAACGACTTCTTAGGCTTTCGTTTTAAAGTAAAGATAACACCCGTCGCTTCTTAAGGCCCGAGTCGGCTTCCCTGCCTCTGCCACAGGACAGATTTGCCTTCCTTAGCTTTTCATGGAGGCGACCCGTTTTCTCAGGCAATGCTTATTCATCCGAGCCAGGGCGGAAAAAACCGTGCTGTCTTGCCTTGCGATAAATAATTTACAATGGCAGGCTCCTGTTTCCGGGCTCGGGTCAAAGATGATAAGCATAGCCGTACGATGGACCTTGTGTTAAAATATAATTTATCTTAAGATCAGGTCAGGAGAGGCTTCATGTCCAATTCCTGGAAGAAGAAGGTGGTTTCCCCGGATCGGGTGCTCGAAAGGATTAAGCCCGGCATGAGCATTTTTATCGGGACGGGCGTGTCTGAACCTCGGACCATGGTCCAGCACCTCCTGACTTCAGACGCCTCAAACCTCAGGGACCTGGAACTGATCCAGCTCATGAGCTTTGGGGACGCCATCACCATGGAAGAACGCTACCCTAAAAAATATCGGCTAAAAACCTTTTTTTCAGGGTGGGTGGCCAGCGAGGCCGTTACCGCGGGCCGGGTGGACCTGATTCCCTGCAATTTTTCGCGCATCCCTCTTCTAATCGAGTCTGGCGCGATCAAGATTGATATCGCCTTTGTTCAGATTACACCTCCGGATGACAAGGGCTACGCCAGCATCGGCGTAGCGGTTGATACGGCCAGAAAGGCCATGGACCAAGCGTCTCTGGTGGTGGGAGAGATCAATGAGCACGTTCCCCACACCATGGGCGACACCTATGTCCACGTTGATGACTTCGATTTGTTAGTGCAGGCGCAAGAGCCGCCCATCACCTTTGAACGCTGGCCCCTGGATCCGATTATTAACAAGGTTGCCGCCAACCTAGCCGCCTTGATTGATGATGGCAGCTGCCTGGCCTTTGCCACCGGCCATCTGTTTGAAGCCCTGGGAAGGCACCTGACTCACAAAAGGCACCTTGGCATCCATTCTCCATTTTTTACCGACCCGCTTATGGACCTGGTCAACTCCGGCGCCGTTTCCAACCGGCGCAAGAGCTTCTTCCCGGGCAAGTCTCTTGTGTCTTACGCCCTGGGCACTCCGGAGCTAATGCGCTGGCTTCATCAGAACCCGCTGGTTGAATTTCAGGGAATAGACGTTGTCGGGGACCCCAGGAACATCGGACTCAATGATAACTTCGTGGCCATCCTGCCCACCCGCAAGGTGGACCTGACCGGAAGAATCGCCATGCACATCGGCCGGAGTAACGTGGCTTATGCCATGGGCGAGACCCTGGAAGTTTTTTCCGGGGTGCAGCTTTCCCGCGGCGGGCGTATCATCTGCGCCCTGACCAGCCGAAACCTTAAAGGCGAACCAAACGTCCGGGTTTCAATCGAGGACTTCCCCAACCAGATCACCTCGCGCGAGGCCTTGAACATGATCGTCACCGAGTACGGGGTCGTCTCTCTCGCCGGCCGGACCGTGCGGGAGCGCGCCCTGGCCTTGATAGATATTTCCCATCCTGACGACAGGGCCGAACTGGTGCGGCAGGCCAAGGAGGCCAACCTCCTCTACCCGGACCAGATCTACCTCTCAGAGGCCGGACATCGTTATCCTCAGGAAATCACAACCTCATACACCTTTAAAGACGACCTCAGCCTTCGCTTTAGAGCCATCAAGCCATCAGATGAAAATGGCATGAGAAAACTGTTCTACCGGTTTTCCGACGAATCGGTCTATTATCGCTACTTCAGTCCGATCAAGGCCATGCCGCACGCGGAGATGCAGGAATACGTGAATATTGACTACAGCAACACCATGTCCATCGTTGGATTGCTCGGGCCTGAAGGCGATGGCAATATCGTAGCCGAGGCAAGGTATGTGCGCAACAGGAAGCGTCCCTATGCTGACGTGGCCTTCATCGTAGATGAAGATTATCAAGGCAAAGGCATCGCGAGCTTCATGTATGAAACGCTGATCAGGATCGCCCGACAGCGCGGTATCGAAGGGTTTACCGCGGACGTGCTGGGCACGAACCGAAGGATGCTGCACGTCTTTGAAAAGGCCGGGTTCCCCATTAAGTCCGTACTGGTCAACGGCGTCTATGAATTGACCATCCCGTTCAGTCATCCCACCCAGAAAGACGATAAAGGCAAAACACGGGTTCTCCGGTCCAGGGCCGTCGGTTAAAGAAAACAGGCCCTCCTCAAAAACGAATTTGAGGAGGGCCTGAATTACCTGTGGGCTGACGCCCTGTGTTCAGAGGAATCAGGAGAGGACCTTTTTAAATTCTTCCGTCATGACCGGAACGGCGTCAAAGAGATCGGCCACGATACCATAATCGGCCTTCTGAAAGATAGGGGCTTCTTCGTCCTTATTCACGGCCACGATGAACTTAGAGGAGCTCATGCCTGCCAGGTGCTGAATTGCGCCTGAGATGCCGCATGCGATATACAGGTTCGGGCTGACGACTTTGCCAGTCTGGCCGACCTGGTCGGAATGGGGCCGCCAACCGGCGTCCACGGCTGAACGGGAGGCGCCGACGGCCGCACCCAGCACAGCGGCCATCTCTTCAATGATGACGTAATTTTCCGGTCCCTTCATGCCTCGGCCGCCGGAAACAATAATATTAGCCTCGGTCAGTTCGATCTTGCCGCTTTCTTCCTTGAGGACCTCCGTGACCTTGGTCTTGAGTTCAGAGGCGTCAACACTGAAAGGCACATTGACTACTTCGGGTTTCTTGCTTTCATCCGGCTCAACCAGGTCCATGACGTTGGGCCGGGACGTAGCTATCTGGGGATCGCCAGCCGGTATGATTTCAGCCATGGCCTTGCCCGCATAGATAGGGCGCCTGGCTACTAATTTTTTATCGGCATTAAGTTCGAGTTCAATACAGTCCATGGCCAAACCGACCCCGAGCCTTGCGGCCAGTCGTGCCGAGAGGTCCTTACCCTGAACCGAGGCGGGTATGAGCAAGATAGCCGGGTCGTTCTCCTTGACCAGGTTGGCGATCGCGGCGGTATAGGCGTCGGTGGTGTATTGCTGGAGCGCGTCATCCTCAACGACAAAGACCTTGTCAGCACCGTAGGCGCCCAATTTATCGGCCTCGCCCGCCACTCCGGCGCCCAGCAGGACCCCGGTCACGTTCGTGCCTATCTCATCGGCCAGGCGACGGGCCGCACTGGCGACCTCGAAGCTCACCTTTCTCAACTCACTATCCCTCTGCTCGGCGACAAACCAAATTCCTTCTGCCATTTCTCTATCTCCTTTTTATATCTGCCTAAACGATTTTGGCCTCTTCGTGGAGTAAACGAACCAGTTCAATCGCCTTCTCCTCCGCGGTCTCACCATCAATAACCTTTCCAGGAGGCCGTTCCGGCGGCGGTGTAAGCTGAACCACTTCCAGCTTGCCTTCAGGTGTGACGCCCAGGGAGGCGGGATCTTTTTTATCCATCGGCTTTCTTTTGGCCTTCATGATCCCGGGCAGGGAAGCGTAGCGGGGTTCATTAAGACCTTTCTGGGCCGTAATAAGGGCCGGTAACCCGGACTCGATTACCAGCGTCTGGCCTTCGATGGGCCGCTGCACGGTTACCTTGGACTGGTCATCAGCCACATCCACTTTGACGATCAGGGAGAGCTGAGGAATCCCTAAGAACTCGGCTAGGGCGGCCCCGGTCTGGGCCTGATCGTTGTCTACGGCCCGCTGTCCGCAGAAGACCAAATCATAAGGCACCTCTTTGATGGCCGCTGCCAGAAGCTCGGCCGTGGTATAAGGGTCCAATTCACCCCCCTCAGTCTCGACATGAATCGCCTTGTCCACGCCCATGGCCAGGGCTGTACGGATGGCCTCGACTATTCGGGCCGGGCCGACGCTCGCCACGGTTACAGTTCCTTTGAATTTTTCTTTCAGTTTTAACGCTTCCTCCACACCATACTCATCATAGGGGTTCATGACCCACTTGATGTCGCTGGCGTCAATGGACTTGCTGTCCCCGGAGATCTTAATTTGAGCCTCGGTATCGGGAACCTGTTTCAGGCAAACGACAATTTCCACAACATCCTCCTTTTCTTAAGCCACAATCGGCCGCCCTTAAAGGCATGCCATCTTTTTTCACTAAGGCTTATACAGGTTTCTATCTATAGCGCTGCTGCCTCTTCGTAAAACGACTTGTCCTCGATCAGGTTACAAGGGCGGTCTTTTGTGTATCTCCCTTTTTAAATTGCGCCTTGAACCTAACCCCCTGTTTTTGATCATGGAACTCGATATTGAAATGAGTTCCTTCCGCTTAGCCGAATACTACAACCCCGCCACGGTGTCAAGGCTTTTTAAGGATTAAGTTTTATTTTTCCCTTAGATAGTTAAAAGCGGAACAGCGCTTTAGAGGAGTTTCATAAACTAGGCTCCCCTTAAAGACAGGCCAAGAAATCTCTTGTGTTTTTAAATGGATTGCTATATAAGGACATATTCAAAAACGAGAGGGGGTGGGGCAGGATTCAGTAAGATATTTAGCCAAAAGACATTTGTAGGACTTTTCAATCATCCCAAATTAAAACAACTTAATGAGGATAAGCTAATGAAGAAAAGTATTCTTTTCATATGGTCTTTTGTATTAACAATCGTATTGATTTCCCCGGCCGCTATATGTCAGGCAGCGGAGCCTTACAAAATTGGTTGTGTCTTTGCGATAACCGGCCCCGCGTCATTTTTAGGGGAGCCCGAGCGGAACTCAGCCAAAATGTTTGAAGAGGAAGTTAACGCGGCTGGAGGCATCAATGGTCATGCCGTTAAAGTAATCATTTACGACACCGAGGGTGACGCCACCAAGGCGAAAACCAGGGTCGAGCGGCTGATTCGAAAAGACAATGTCCTGGCCATCGTTGGACCATCCCGGAGCGGCACCACTATGGCTGTTATTCCAGTCGTAGAAAAGGCCGAAATACCTTTCATCTCGTGTGCGGCCAGCATCAAAATTGTTGAGCCGGTCAAAAAGTGGGTCTTCAAGACTCCCCAGACCGACACCTCGGCTGTTGAAGCCATTTACACACACATGAAAAAGGACGGCCTGACTCGGGCGGCTCTTCTGACCGGCACCACCGGCTTCGGGGCCGGCGGCCGGGTCCAGCTCAAGGCGGTGGCTCCGAAAATGGGGATCACCATTGTGGCTGACGAGGTCTTTGGCCCCAAGGATACCAGTCTGACGGCACAGCTTACCAAGATCCGCGGGACCGACGCCCAGGCCATCATTGGCTGGACCATTGCCCCGCCACAGGTCATCATGCTTAAAAACTGGAAACAGCTGGGCATGGATAAAAAATTTCGATTTTATGAGAGCCATGGATTTGGCAGCAAACGTTACATTGAGCTGGCCGGCGGCGCGGCAGAGGGTGTCTACGCCCCGCTTGGCCGGGTGGTTTTTGCGGATATCCTTCCCAAATGGAATGCCCAGCGAGAATTCGCCTTAAATTACAAGACCAATTACGAGAAGAAATTCAAATCTGAAATCAGCACCTTTGGCGGGCATGCCTGGGACGCTTTGCACATGCTCAGGATAGCCCTGGAAGCCGTCGGTCCAAACAAGGCCAAGATTCGTGACTACCTCGAAAACGTCAAAGGGTTTGCCGGTACGGGCGGTATCTTCAATATGTCGGCCCTGGATCATTGCGGCCTGGATGCCAGTGCTTTCGAGATGGTTGTAGTCAAGGATGGAAAGTGGGCCTTGATTGATTAGTCTTCCTTATTATTGACTTCCCATCAGTGCATTAACTATTGTTGATTGGGATCAATCTAGCGCTAAGTTGCTTTCAGAAAGGCAATACTTTCAGCGGTGTCTCTGCCAGTTGCAAAGGGGGGAGGCAGTCTTGTGCCAGAAATTTTAGAAATTGCTTCGCCTCGGTCGCAATGACAGCACAGATACGGACCTTTTTCTGATTGCAGCTTAGCTGACAGCCCTTCAGACGCAGGGGCCGGACTCATGTCCGGCCCTGATAACTTTTGGTACTTTTGGTTATGGAAGACTACGGATTTTTAAGCCAGCTTGTGCAGTACATCCTGACTGGCATTACTTTGGGCAGCATCTATGCCATTGTCGGTGTGGGGTTCAACATTATTTATAACGCCACGGAGATCATTAACTTTGCCCAGGGTGAGTTTGTCATGCTGGGCGGGCTGGTCATGATCACCCTGGTTAACTTCGCCCATCTGCCCATGCCTCTCGCGTTTCTCCTGACGGTGATCATCGTCAGCCTGGTGGGCTTGCTCATTGAACGGCTAGCCATCTTCCCTCTCAAGGAAAGTTCTGTTTTACGGCTGGTCATCATCACCATTGCCCTTTCTATTCTGATCAAGGGTCTGGCCATGTTCACCTGGGGTAAACAGTCATTCGCTTTAAGGTCTTTTTCCGGCGACACCCCCATACCTTTTCTGGGGGCCTCGGTTATCCCCCAGACACTCTGGATTATTGGAATCACAGTGGTGCTGGTGATTCTCTTGAGCATCTTTTTTTCCAGGACGATCATTGGCAAGGCTATGAGTGCGTGCGCGGACAACCCTGAAGCAGCCTCTCTGGTAGGCATTAACACCCAGCGCATGGTCATGCTGGCCTTCATGCTTTCGGCTGCCTTGGGGGCTGTGGCCGGGATGATCATCACGCCTGTTGCCTTGATGGAATACGACCGGGGAGCCTTGCTGGCGCTCAAGGGCTTCGGGGCGTGTATTTTAGGGGGGCTGGGGAATTTCTACGGCGCCGTCGTGGCGGGCATCATCCTGGGTCTGATCGAATCTCTGGGAGCGGGGTTGATATCATCCGGTTACAAGGACGCCATGGCCCTGGCGGTGTTGCTTCTGGTCCTGTTCATTAAACCCAGCGGTCTTTTTGGCAGCGCTGAAGTAAGTAAGCTGAAGAAGTTCTAGAATGGGGCGCAAGAATACAATCGGTGTGCTGGGCCTGGCGCTTTTCATCTTGTTTTTTCCGCTCACAGGGCGTATTCCGGCCATCTCCCACTATGTGGACATCATGACTTTTATCGGGCTGACGGCCATGATCACCATGGGCCTCTCGCTGCTCATGGGTTATGCCGGTCAGATATCCCTGGGTCATGCCGCTTTTTACGGCCTGGGCGCCTATACATCTGGTGTCCTAACTGCCAAGTTCGGGATCAATCCCTGGCCAGCAATTCTGGTGGGAGTTCTTCTTTCAGCCGCCGTGGCCGTGATTGTCGGTTCCCCGTCTCTCAAGCTCCGCGGGCATTACCTGGCCATGGCCACCCTGGCCTTCGGAGAAATCATCTACATCATTTTCAACGAATCAATAGCATTGACCGAAGGGCCGGACGGATTTGGCAACATCCCTCACCTGTCCCTCTTCGGCTTTACCTTCGATACAATCCTGGCTAATTACTACCTTATCTGGGCCGTAGCGATCCTTATGCTTATTTTCAGTCTCAACATTATACACTCACGGGTCGGGCGGGCCTTGATGTCCATCCATGGCAGCGAGGTTGCGGCCATGACCATGGGGGTTAACGCGGCCAAATTCAAGATCCAGGTCTTTGTCATCAGCGCGGTCATGGCCTCGATCGCAGGCAGCCTTTATGCCCACTATGTTCAGTTTATCAACCCTCCGGTCTTCGACCTGTTTTTCTCTATTAAATTAGTCATGATGGTGGTTGTTGGCGGTATGGCCAGTGTCTGGGGCGCCATTCTTGGGGCGGCCTTAATCACCTTTCTGCCAGAATGGCTTATATTTTTAGAAGACTTCGACATCCTGGCCTATGGTCTGGTTCTGCTGTTGATCATCATGTTTCTGCCTAAAGGACTGTCCAGCCTCACGGGCGTACTTTACCGGCTGGTCGCTCCGCGCTTGAAATCCGGAAGTTGAAACGTCTATGGTTCGTTCTGAAAACATCCTGGAGATTTCATCACTCAGTAAAACCTTCGGGGGACTGGTAGCAATCTTTGATCTGGACTTCACCGTCTCCAGAGGCATGATCAAGGCTATCATCGGCCCCAACGGCGCCGGGAAGACCACCCTTTTTAACCTCATTTCCGGTGTCCTCCCGTCCGACACCGGGGAGATCATCTTCAACAGCCAGCCCGTTACAGGGCTCAAGACCTACCAGATCGCCGACCGCGGCATCTCCCGCACCTTCCAGACGATCGAGCTTTTCAGCGAGATGTCCGTCTTGCAAAACGTTATGATCGGACGGCATGTCCGGACGAAAAAAGGGGTCCTGAGCGTTGGGCTGAAACTGCCAGGCTCGCGGCGGGAAGAGAAAACCATTTTAGAAAAGGCCAGATACTACCTCGAGTTTGTGGGCCTGAGCCATAAGGCCGATCAGGAGGCGAGCAGCCTCCCCCTGGGGCAGCAAAAGCTCCTGGAGATCGCCCGGGCCCTGGCCACGGAGCCTAAGCTCCTCCTCCTGGATGAACCCGCGGCCGGCCTGAATGAAACCGAAACAGAAACAGCGGCCCGGCTCTTTCAAACCATTCAGGATGCAGGGATTACCGTCATCCTGGTAGAGCATGACATGAGCCTGGTGATGAATGTGGCCGAAGAAGTCATGGTGCTCAACTACGGCCGCAAGATTGCGGACGACAGGCCGGAGGTGATTCGCTCCGACCCTGAAGTCATCAACGCCTACCTGGGCGTAGATATCGGATATGCTTGAGGTTACAGATTTAAAAGCTTCTTACGGCGGAATCCAGGCCCTCAAAGGCGTCAACCTGAAGGTTGAGGAGGGAGGCCTTGTGGCCATTATCGGGGCCAACGGCTCAGGTAAGACAACGCTGCTCAAGTCCATCTCCGGCCTCATCCGGTCCAAAGAAGGCCGAATCATCTTCCAGGGCCGTGAGATCACCCGGTCTCTGCCTCGACAAATCGTCAGTCTCGGCATTGCCCTGGCCCCGGAAGGGCGCCAGATTTTCGCCAGCCTCAGTGTGGAGGACAACCTTAACCTTGGGGCCTTCCTGTACTACCGCCGCAAGAATCGAGCAACAATTAAGGCTCTGAAAAAAGAGATTTATGAGTTATTCCCGGTCCTCGAAGAACGCCACTCCCAGCTCTCCGGGACATTGTCTGGCGGGGAGCAACAGATGCTGGCCATCGCTCGGGCCATGATGGTCAGGCCCAAGCTGCTCATTCTGGATGAGCCATCCATGGGCCTGGCGCCTCTCTTTGTGCAGGAAATATTCAAGGTTCTGGAACGACTGAATCAACAAGGGGCCACCATCCTTCTGGTGGAACAGAACGCTCGCGCCGCCCTCAAGGTAGCCCGGTATGCCTATGTCCTGGAAACCGGGGTCGTATCCCTGGAGGGCCAGACTGACAACCTTCTGGCCGACGAAAAGATAAAGAAGGCCTATCTCGGGGGTTGAACGTCTTTTGATTATTTCGCCGGAAATAAGGATTGGTTATCAAACCTTAACTGGTTCAATAAAGGGATGGACCAGGAAGAGAGGAGGATAGACCAATGAAAATCAAACATTGGATGACAAAGGACCCGATAAGCGTTAGCCCGGATACGTTGATCATTGATGCCAAGAAAGTCATGAAGGAAAATAAAATCCGGCGCCTGCCCGTGGTGGAGAAAGGCAAGGTCGTCGGGATCGTGACCTACCGCAATATCATCGAAGCCTCGCCCTCAGCCGTAACCACCTTGAGCATCCACGAACTGAACTACCTGTATATGAAACTAAAAGTTAAGGACATCATGCACAAAAACCCGCTGCTTGTCTCACCGGAAGACTCCAACTTTGACATCATTCTCAAAGGACACAAATTAGGCATTGGCTCGTTTCCGGTTGTGGAAAAAGGCAAGCTGGTCGGGATTGTCACAGAGACTGAGATATTCAATGCGCTGGTGCACCTCTTGGGTCCGGGGGATGAATCAGAGATCATTACTCTGGATAACATTGAACTTGAAAAGAAACCGGGCGAGTTCAGCAAGATTGCCACACTGATAGAAAAACAAGGGATTCCGGTCCTGGCCATTTTTTCTCTTCCGCATCGAAACAAGGAGGGACACAGGGTCTTCATCCGGGTCAAAACCAAGAAGACCGAATCCCTGACCAAGGAGATCAAGAAAGCCGGTTACACCTTACAGGAATAGCTAGGCGGACGATCTGTTTTGATCAAAGCAGGACAGGGTCTGTTCTAATGTTTCCTCCTCTCTCTGTCGGCCTCCCTCTGTGTGATTAATTGCGCTCCTAGACTTGAGTCCAGGTCCGAGAACAAAAAGCCTGGTCAAACTTTCAAACAAATCATTTGCCTTCATGGGCAGGGTGCGCCACCTCGTGTCCCGGGTACAGTAACCTTGATTTCAAGGAGCCTGGTGCTTGACAAATGTCCTTGACATGCTATTTTAATTTTAAAAATTTATATTTTAAAAATAATGGCTTTAAGAACGCTCCAAAAAGGAGATCGCCATGGAACTCGTCAAGGTAAAGCAGAATTACCAAATCACAATCCCGCAAAGCCTTCGCAAAAAAATTAAGATTGATGTAGGGGACTATATCGAGATAGACACTCAAGATGAGTTTATTATCTTAAGGCCTGTTAAGGTGGTCCATCCGGATCAGGAGTATTTCTATACCAAGAAATGGCAGATAATGGAAAGAGAGGCGGATAAAGACATTAGTCAGGGTGATGTAGTCGGCCCTTTTAAAGACGTTAAGGCCAGTCTCAAAGCCCTCAAAAAATCTAAAACGTGAAAGTCTCTTTTACTAAAAGCTTTACTCAAGATTACCGCTCACTCCCCCCACGCCTTCAAAAAACAACCGACAAGCAGCTGGGGCTTCTGCTTACCGACCCCCACCATCCTTGTTTGAACATTAAAAAAATGCATGACCCCAGGGAGATTTGGGAAGGAAGAATCACCAGGACCTACCGCTTTACCTTTCAAATCCAAGGTGACACCTATATCTTGAGAAGGCTGGGCACGCATGACGTTCTGAAGCAGCCTTAAAAAAGAGGAGCCGGGCCCCGGGTCGGGGCTAACCGGTTCATCCAGAATTCCTTTAACTTCATAAAGGACCAGATCTTCCGGGTGAGGAGTGAGAGAGGTCATGTACGCATGTCCGGGACAACAGCCAGCAGGTTGTCCAGGTTCAAAGGCCCGTCTCTAAGGAGGCGCGGCGGTGTGGTGCTGGTGTCAATCAGGGTCGAAGGCTTACCACCGGGACACGGACCGCCGTCCAGAATCAGGTCAACGCCGTCCCCAAAATAGTCCGCCACCTCGTCCGCGGTCAGGGCCGGGGGAGCGCCGGCTGGATTAGCGCTGGGACCGGTTACGGCTCGATCCAGGGCGCGCACCAGAGTTCGGATAACCGGCAGGCCTTCGACCCGGAGCCCCACCGTGTCCCGGGGTCCTATCAGGGCTGGATGCTGGCCGGGATGGGCTTCAAGGAGGATGGTCAGAGGACCGGGCCAAAAATGCCGGGCCAGTAGTTTAAAGGAGTAGGGCTGGTAGCGGGCGTAACACCCAACGCGCACGGTACGATCCAGAAGAAGGAGTAAAGACTTATTGACCGGGCGCTTCTTGAGCGCAACAACTCGTTCAATGGCCTCAGGCTGATCGGCTGCGGCCATGAGGCCGTAGAAGGTCTGCGTCGGCCCGGCCACGACCTCACCTTGCAGCAGGCTTGACACCACCGGCCGTAAAGCCAGGTAGTCGCAATGGTGAGGGTCAACCTTTAAAATCCGTGGCATGGCTTCCTTCTTTTTAGGGGAAACCGTTTTCCCTAAAAAAAGGTTCCCCCAGATTTACCTTAAAAAGCTCTTGTTTAACCCGCTTTGCGGCCATAGAGCCGGGCGGCCTTCTTTTCCACATCTTGAGCCAGTTCAGCCTTGTACTCCTCAAGTTTACCGCTCAGGGTCTGATCGGAAAGCGCCAGGATTTGCACGGCCAGGATGCCGGCGTTACGCGCTCCGGCCTTACCCACAGCCATAGTGGCCACCGGCACACCGGCAGGCATTTGAACCGTGGCCAGAAGAGCGTCAAGACCGTTAAGGGACGTGGAGCTTAACGGGACCCCGATAACCGGCAGGCTAGTTTCAGCGGCCAGGGTCCCGGCCAGGTGAGCCGCGCCGCCGGCCCCGGCAATAAGAACTTTCAGGCCCCGCGCCTTGGACGACCGGGTGTAGTCTTTTACCCGGGCCGGAGAACGATGCGCCGAGGCAATCGTGATCTCAAAAGGAACCTTGAATCTTTCAAGGATTTCCGAAGCGCCGGACATGGCCTTCAGGTCGGAGTCACTGCCCATCACAATTCCAACTAAAGGTGCGGTCATTGGTAATCCTCACTTAAGCCGCTTCAGGGCCTTCATGCCAATATCACTTCGACAGTATTTTCCCGGCCAGGAAATCAGCTCCGCGGCAGAGTAGGCTCGCTCCCTGGCCTGGGCGACATCAGCTCCCAAGGCAGTCACTCCTAGAACCCGGCCGCCGCTGGTCATAATTTTGCCATCCTTTTCTGCGGTGCCTGCATGGTAAACCACTACATCGGGCAGGGCCTTTACCGCTTCCAATCCCTCGATAATGTGGCCTTT belongs to Deltaproteobacteria bacterium and includes:
- a CDS encoding threonylcarbamoyl-AMP synthase, whose translation is MPRILKVDPHHCDYLALRPVVSSLLQGEVVAGPTQTFYGLMAAADQPEAIERVVALKKRPVNKSLLLLLDRTVRVGCYARYQPYSFKLLARHFWPGPLTILLEAHPGQHPALIGPRDTVGLRVEGLPVIRTLVRALDRAVTGPSANPAGAPPALTADEVADYFGDGVDLILDGGPCPGGKPSTLIDTSTTPPRLLRDGPLNLDNLLAVVPDMRT
- a CDS encoding AbrB/MazE/SpoVT family DNA-binding domain-containing protein; translated protein: MELVKVKQNYQITIPQSLRKKIKIDVGDYIEIDTQDEFIILRPVKVVHPDQEYFYTKKWQIMEREADKDISQGDVVGPFKDVKASLKALKKSKT
- a CDS encoding CBS domain-containing protein; translated protein: MKIKHWMTKDPISVSPDTLIIDAKKVMKENKIRRLPVVEKGKVVGIVTYRNIIEASPSAVTTLSIHELNYLYMKLKVKDIMHKNPLLVSPEDSNFDIILKGHKLGIGSFPVVEKGKLVGIVTETEIFNALVHLLGPGDESEIITLDNIELEKKPGEFSKIATLIEKQGIPVLAIFSLPHRNKEGHRVFIRVKTKKTESLTKEIKKAGYTLQE